A portion of the Segatella copri DSM 18205 genome contains these proteins:
- the tnpB gene encoding IS66 family insertion sequence element accessory protein TnpB: MLNFTSRTNFYICSIPTDMRKGREGLATIVREYFHRDPTAYGEAFIFYNKKYDTVKIGSLAKACG; the protein is encoded by the coding sequence ATGCTCAACTTTACGTCACGCACCAATTTCTATATCTGCAGCATCCCAACAGATATGAGAAAAGGAAGAGAAGGATTGGCAACAATAGTCCGTGAGTATTTTCATCGCGATCCAACGGCCTATGGAGAAGCCTTCATCTTCTATAACAAGAAATATGATACGGTGAAGATCGGGTCACTTGCAAAAGCGTGTGGATAG
- a CDS encoding type II toxin-antitoxin system RelE/ParE family toxin produces MEKLKKVIRILEETGKLPPEYKPHKLSGQYAGSWECHIMPD; encoded by the coding sequence ATGGAAAAGCTAAAGAAGGTAATTCGAATACTAGAAGAGACCGGAAAATTACCTCCTGAATATAAGCCTCATAAACTATCTGGGCAATATGCGGGAAGTTGGGAATGTCATATTATGCCAGATTGA
- a CDS encoding ISAon1 family transposase N-terminal region protein, whose translation MEQYRLLAECLLPARMLDWFDLKTVRVEKKGDTQVIHLYLDENEQKPDDGEDLRPNGFTRESVFHDFPIRGQEVLLHVRRRRWLDADGHNVMTECNLIQESTRCSTELADFLKEAFGDAPYNGPFV comes from the coding sequence ATGGAACAGTATAGACTCTTAGCGGAATGCCTATTGCCAGCCCGCATGCTTGACTGGTTTGACTTGAAGACTGTACGTGTCGAGAAGAAAGGTGACACACAGGTGATTCACCTTTATCTCGATGAGAACGAGCAGAAACCTGACGACGGAGAAGACCTGCGCCCCAATGGATTTACACGCGAAAGTGTGTTTCACGACTTTCCGATTAGAGGTCAGGAAGTACTGCTTCACGTGCGCCGTCGCAGATGGCTTGATGCAGATGGTCACAACGTGATGACCGAATGCAATCTCATTCAGGAGTCCACCCGCTGCTCAACCGAGTTGGCGGATTTTTTAAAAGAAGCGTTTGGAGACGCGCCCTATAACGGCCCGTTCGTTTGA
- a CDS encoding ISAon1 family transposase produces the protein METRPITARSFEDDYHIDGDEYGRAYKDHLSGYREWSELGHADEWLIFPENISPHVSIDETCLSTGEVYTIASNKDAHGRKGCLIAVVKGTKAKDVIKALMKIPEALRMSVEEVTLDFSESMHNIVETCFPKAMRTLDRFHHQQFCLEALQEVRREYRREQMTLDAHAREEHRLMMRQLQENDGPFVDEEGNAIRRNARYYPERLENGETRAELLARSKGLLMMSPEKWTGTQKERAEILFREFPDIKTAFSLTHSLRMIFSQRCTKEQGAVSLHSWYSKVGEFGNKAFNDIAAAMYDREDEILNYFVNRSTNASAESLNAKIKHFRAQLRGIIDRKFFLFRLMKIYA, from the coding sequence TTGGAGACGCGCCCTATAACGGCCCGTTCGTTTGAGGATGACTATCACATAGACGGTGATGAGTATGGCAGAGCCTACAAGGACCACCTAAGCGGCTATCGTGAATGGTCTGAACTAGGCCATGCTGACGAGTGGCTCATCTTCCCAGAGAACATAAGTCCTCACGTCAGCATAGATGAGACATGCTTGTCCACGGGAGAGGTATACACAATAGCCTCGAACAAGGATGCACATGGTCGCAAGGGATGCCTTATTGCTGTAGTCAAGGGCACTAAGGCAAAGGATGTCATAAAGGCATTGATGAAGATACCAGAAGCGTTGAGAATGAGCGTGGAAGAGGTTACTCTCGACTTCTCTGAGAGTATGCACAACATAGTAGAGACATGCTTTCCGAAGGCTATGCGTACGCTCGACCGGTTCCATCATCAGCAGTTTTGTCTTGAAGCCTTGCAAGAGGTACGCAGAGAGTATAGGCGTGAGCAGATGACACTTGATGCCCATGCTAGGGAAGAGCACCGTCTGATGATGCGCCAGCTGCAGGAGAACGATGGTCCATTTGTGGATGAGGAGGGCAATGCCATAAGGCGCAATGCAAGGTACTATCCCGAAAGACTTGAGAACGGAGAGACTCGTGCAGAACTCCTTGCACGCAGTAAGGGGCTACTTATGATGTCACCCGAGAAATGGACAGGCACACAGAAGGAACGTGCAGAAATACTGTTCCGTGAGTTTCCGGACATAAAGACGGCTTTCTCGCTTACCCACTCTCTTCGAATGATATTCTCGCAGAGGTGTACTAAGGAGCAAGGTGCTGTCAGCCTGCATTCATGGTACTCGAAGGTCGGTGAGTTCGGTAACAAAGCGTTCAATGATATTGCTGCCGCCATGTACGACCGTGAGGATGAGATCCTTAACTATTTTGTCAATCGCTCTACCAATGCATCAGCAGAATCCCTCAATGCAAAGATCAAGCATTTCAGAGCACAACTCAGAGGTATTATTGACCGTAAGTTCTTTCTCTTCAGACTAATGAAAATCTATGCCTAA